A genomic stretch from Kribbella jejuensis includes:
- a CDS encoding DUF1304 family protein — MSTAAQVLAVVIAVMLAGVWLMESFFYRHPRLYPLFLLERRDFDAVKLWIVNLGFYNFTTAVALALGVVLAQSGHVPQGEALVAFTAGQHVFLALVLLATERRLWLNTLMEGVPTALLLFLVLL, encoded by the coding sequence ATGAGTACGGCGGCGCAGGTCCTGGCGGTCGTCATCGCGGTGATGCTGGCGGGTGTCTGGTTGATGGAGTCGTTCTTCTACCGGCATCCGCGGCTGTATCCACTGTTTCTGCTCGAACGCCGTGACTTCGACGCGGTGAAGCTGTGGATCGTCAACCTCGGCTTCTACAACTTCACCACCGCAGTCGCGCTGGCCCTCGGTGTGGTGCTCGCGCAGTCGGGGCACGTCCCGCAGGGCGAGGCGCTGGTCGCGTTCACTGCCGGACAGCACGTGTTCCTCGCGCTCGTGCTGCTCGCGACGGAGCGACGGCTCTGGCTCAACACACTCATGGAAGGTGTGCCGACTGCTCTCTTGCTGTTCCTTGTCCTGCTGTAG
- a CDS encoding sigma-70 family RNA polymerase sigma factor — translation MDDDTVIRALYDRYRRSLFGYVLRSVGDRQYAENIVQETMARAWAHAGDLDPDRAGRWLFTVARNLVISGRRKQGARVTEVPIEGREFAALGDDIDRVLQVWQVIDVLRGLSKDHRQVIVELFYRRRTVNEAAAVLGVPPGTVKSRSYYALHALRAALEERGVTGS, via the coding sequence GTGGATGACGACACGGTGATCCGCGCGCTGTACGACAGGTACCGGCGGTCGTTGTTCGGGTACGTACTGCGCTCGGTGGGCGACCGCCAGTACGCCGAGAACATCGTGCAGGAGACGATGGCCCGCGCCTGGGCGCATGCGGGCGACCTCGACCCGGACCGGGCCGGCCGCTGGCTGTTCACGGTCGCGCGCAACCTGGTGATCTCGGGCCGCCGTAAACAGGGCGCCCGGGTGACCGAGGTACCGATCGAGGGACGCGAGTTCGCCGCGCTCGGGGACGACATCGACCGGGTGCTGCAGGTGTGGCAGGTGATCGACGTACTGCGCGGACTGAGCAAGGACCACCGGCAGGTGATCGTCGAGCTGTTCTACCGGCGGCGCACCGTGAACGAGGCGGCCGCCGTCCTCGGTGTACCACCGGGAACGGTGAAGTCGCGCAGCTACTACGCGCTGCACGCTCTGCGCGCGGCGCTGGAGGAACGAGGGGTGACCGGCTCATGA
- a CDS encoding beta-galactosidase, with amino-acid sequence MPERVLFGAAYYHEYQPHDRLEQDLDLMAAAHFSVIRVGESVWSTWEPENGRFDLDWLQPVLDGAHARGIAVVLGTPTYAVPPWLARLYPEITGERQTGQRIGWGARQEVDFTHPGFRFHAERVIRKIAERYAGHPAVIGFQVDNEPGNELLHNHGVFQRFVDSLRHKYGDVQTLNDAWGLVYWSHRLSDWADLWTPDGNVQPQYDVAWRQFQADQTTEFIGWQADIVREYARPDQFVTTCIAYERPAVADDELVRRLDVTSGNAYYSMQDGLEHPQTDAPQQGWTTNGTWALYLSADRMYSSKQSPFLVTETNAQSIGFPWNNRPAYDGQWRQAAWALVSRGAQMIEYWHWHTLHFGAETYWGGVLPHSGLPGRTYGEIAQLGAEFEAAGSLVAGLTPDSDVTMLYSLPSKWLMQKYPALERANGGPDERSYHGFFDPFYRGAFDAGLQVRILHASQFTPSVTDHPVLVVPALYLADQDLLDQLVAYAEAGGHLVIGPRTGYADEEARVRTDVQPGGLAAAAGVRYDEFSNLSRDLPVRGVGLDLTADAAATRWADGLVVDGADVLVGYDHPHFGRWPAVTTRAHSAGRITYVGTVPNPALAAALFRWIKPAPPSDLPASVTVSSATAADGRRIRFVHNWSWNSVGVNLPDPAHDVLADQPVNGKLELGPWDVRVLLDQ; translated from the coding sequence GTGCCGGAGCGTGTGCTCTTCGGAGCTGCGTACTATCACGAATACCAGCCGCACGACCGGCTGGAGCAAGATCTCGACCTGATGGCGGCCGCCCATTTCTCGGTGATCCGGGTGGGCGAGTCGGTCTGGTCGACCTGGGAGCCGGAGAACGGCCGCTTCGACCTCGACTGGCTGCAACCCGTCCTCGACGGCGCGCACGCACGCGGTATCGCGGTCGTCCTCGGCACCCCGACGTACGCCGTACCGCCGTGGCTGGCGCGCCTGTACCCGGAGATCACCGGCGAGCGGCAGACCGGGCAACGGATCGGCTGGGGCGCACGGCAGGAGGTCGACTTCACCCATCCCGGGTTCAGGTTCCACGCCGAGCGGGTGATCCGCAAGATCGCCGAGCGGTACGCCGGCCACCCCGCGGTGATCGGCTTCCAGGTGGACAACGAGCCGGGCAACGAACTGCTGCACAACCACGGCGTTTTCCAACGCTTCGTCGACAGTCTGCGGCACAAGTACGGCGATGTGCAGACGCTGAACGATGCCTGGGGCCTGGTCTACTGGTCGCACCGGCTCTCGGACTGGGCCGACCTGTGGACGCCGGACGGCAACGTCCAGCCGCAGTACGACGTGGCGTGGCGCCAGTTCCAGGCGGACCAGACGACCGAGTTCATCGGCTGGCAGGCCGACATCGTCCGCGAATACGCCCGCCCGGACCAGTTCGTTACCACCTGCATCGCGTACGAGCGTCCCGCGGTCGCGGACGACGAGCTGGTACGGCGTCTCGACGTGACGTCCGGCAATGCGTACTACTCGATGCAGGACGGACTGGAACACCCACAGACCGATGCGCCACAGCAGGGCTGGACGACCAACGGCACGTGGGCGCTGTACCTCAGTGCCGATCGCATGTACTCGTCGAAGCAGAGCCCGTTCCTCGTCACCGAGACCAACGCGCAGTCGATCGGCTTCCCGTGGAACAACCGTCCGGCGTACGACGGCCAGTGGCGGCAGGCGGCGTGGGCCCTGGTGTCACGGGGTGCCCAGATGATCGAGTACTGGCACTGGCACACGCTGCACTTCGGTGCGGAAACCTACTGGGGCGGGGTCCTCCCGCACAGCGGTCTGCCGGGCCGTACGTACGGGGAGATCGCGCAACTCGGCGCTGAGTTCGAGGCCGCCGGCTCGCTGGTGGCAGGTCTTACCCCGGACAGCGACGTCACGATGCTGTACTCGCTGCCCAGCAAGTGGCTCATGCAGAAGTACCCTGCTCTCGAGCGCGCGAACGGCGGTCCGGACGAGCGCTCGTACCACGGGTTCTTCGATCCCTTCTACCGTGGGGCTTTCGACGCCGGTCTGCAGGTCCGCATCCTGCACGCGAGCCAGTTCACTCCTTCGGTGACCGACCACCCGGTTCTCGTCGTACCAGCGCTCTATCTGGCGGACCAGGACTTGCTGGATCAGTTGGTCGCGTACGCCGAGGCCGGCGGGCACCTCGTCATCGGCCCGCGGACCGGGTATGCGGATGAAGAAGCGCGCGTGCGGACCGACGTCCAGCCCGGCGGACTCGCCGCCGCGGCAGGCGTCCGGTACGACGAGTTCAGCAACCTCAGCCGGGACCTCCCGGTACGCGGCGTCGGCCTGGACCTCACCGCTGACGCCGCGGCCACCCGCTGGGCCGACGGGCTGGTCGTCGACGGCGCCGACGTACTCGTGGGCTACGACCACCCGCACTTCGGGAGGTGGCCGGCCGTCACCACCCGGGCGCACAGCGCGGGCCGGATCACGTACGTCGGCACCGTGCCGAACCCGGCGCTCGCGGCCGCGCTGTTCCGGTGGATCAAACCCGCGCCGCCGAGCGACCTGCCGGCGAGCGTGACCGTCAGCTCCGCGACCGCCGCGGACGGCCGGCGGATCCGGTTCGTGCACAACTGGTCGTGGAACAGCGTCGGCGTGAACCTGCCGGATCCAGCCCACGACGTTCTCGCGGACCAGCCGGTCAACGGCAAGCTGGAGCTGGGTCCGTGGGACGTCCGGGTGCTGCTGGATCAGTAA
- a CDS encoding cupin domain-containing protein has protein sequence MTESVHLSSAGTGVEYAAPDATVTVKIGAEHTGGQYEVFEIDAPRADAAPPHRESWSKAFYVLQGRILVQAEDQGYDLGPGAAISIPAGTLNTFSVLTPSAKFLTISQTGRMGAFFADLAEADPTDYVALGEVSARHGVTLP, from the coding sequence ATGACCGAATCAGTGCATCTGAGCAGCGCGGGCACCGGCGTCGAGTACGCCGCCCCGGACGCGACCGTGACCGTGAAGATCGGCGCCGAACACACCGGTGGGCAGTACGAGGTGTTCGAGATCGACGCGCCGCGCGCCGACGCGGCACCCCCGCACCGGGAGTCGTGGAGCAAGGCGTTCTACGTCCTGCAGGGCCGGATCCTCGTGCAGGCGGAGGATCAGGGTTACGACCTCGGCCCCGGCGCCGCGATCAGCATCCCGGCCGGAACGCTGAACACCTTCTCGGTGCTCACCCCGTCGGCCAAGTTCCTGACCATCAGCCAGACCGGGCGGATGGGCGCGTTCTTCGCCGACCTCGCCGAGGCCGACCCCACCGACTACGTGGCGCTGGGGGAAGTGTCCGCGCGCCACGGTGTGACCCTGCCATGA
- a CDS encoding carbohydrate ABC transporter permease, whose product MSVTTDQRLEASAPSRREARRQRRGVGHASTGYAFVAPFMVVFVAMLVLPLAYAAYLSLFQERLIGGTVFAGLGNYTRALTDPRLLDGVGRVALFFVIQVPVMLVIALVAALAIDSGLLRAAKAFRLGIFLPYAVPSVVAALMWGYLYGRDFGPFSQLAGDLGLPAPKFLTSSWMLGSLANVVTWEFTGYNMIILYAALRAVPHDLYEAAAVDGAGAIRTAWSIKIPALRPALLVCVIFSVIGSFQLFNEPQLMQRLAPSVIDSGYTPNLYAYSLAFTGQEVNYAAAVSFLLGAVIVVASYAVLFVTTRRSRS is encoded by the coding sequence ATGAGTGTCACAACCGATCAGCGGCTCGAGGCATCGGCCCCGAGCCGCCGGGAGGCCCGTCGGCAGCGGCGTGGCGTCGGCCACGCCTCCACCGGCTACGCCTTCGTTGCGCCCTTCATGGTGGTGTTCGTCGCGATGCTGGTGCTGCCACTCGCGTACGCGGCGTACCTCAGCCTGTTCCAGGAGCGGTTGATCGGCGGCACGGTCTTCGCCGGGCTCGGCAACTACACCCGTGCGCTGACCGATCCGCGGCTGCTCGACGGGGTCGGCCGGGTCGCGTTGTTCTTCGTGATCCAGGTGCCGGTCATGCTCGTGATCGCTTTGGTGGCGGCGCTCGCCATCGACAGCGGCCTGCTGCGCGCGGCCAAGGCGTTCCGGTTGGGCATCTTCCTGCCGTACGCCGTACCGAGCGTGGTCGCCGCACTGATGTGGGGCTACCTGTACGGCCGTGATTTCGGCCCGTTCTCGCAGCTGGCCGGCGACCTCGGCCTGCCCGCGCCGAAGTTCCTCACGTCCAGCTGGATGCTCGGATCGCTGGCGAACGTCGTCACCTGGGAGTTCACCGGCTACAACATGATCATCCTGTACGCCGCTCTGCGCGCGGTCCCGCACGACCTGTACGAAGCGGCCGCGGTCGACGGCGCGGGCGCCATCCGAACCGCATGGAGCATCAAGATTCCTGCCCTGCGACCGGCGCTCCTGGTGTGCGTGATCTTCTCGGTCATCGGCAGCTTCCAGCTGTTCAACGAACCGCAGCTGATGCAACGGCTCGCGCCGAGCGTCATCGACAGCGGCTACACCCCGAACCTGTACGCGTATTCGCTGGCGTTCACCGGCCAGGAGGTGAACTACGCCGCGGCCGTCTCGTTCCTGCTCGGCGCGGTCATCGTCGTCGCGTCGTACGCCGTTCTGTTCGTCACCACGCGAAGGAGCAGGTCATGA
- a CDS encoding helix-turn-helix domain-containing protein, translating to MEDNDCPTDRGWSRALTDPSVVQALELIHEKPGAAWTVAELASGVGLSRAAFARRFTEAVGEPPLTYLSRWRMTTAARLLRDHDRPLATVAKEIGYTSEFAFAKAFKRDFGVPPGTYRKQLTPV from the coding sequence ATGGAGGACAACGACTGCCCTACCGATCGTGGTTGGTCGCGGGCGTTGACCGATCCGTCCGTCGTCCAGGCGCTCGAGCTGATCCACGAGAAGCCCGGTGCCGCGTGGACGGTCGCCGAGCTGGCGTCCGGCGTCGGGTTGTCCAGGGCCGCGTTCGCCCGCCGGTTCACCGAGGCGGTCGGGGAGCCGCCGTTGACGTACCTGTCCCGCTGGCGGATGACGACCGCGGCGCGGTTGCTCCGCGACCACGACCGCCCGCTCGCGACGGTCGCCAAGGAGATCGGCTACACGTCGGAGTTCGCGTTCGCGAAGGCGTTCAAGCGTGACTTCGGCGTACCACCGGGGACCTACCGCAAGCAGCTCACTCCGGTCTGA
- a CDS encoding carbohydrate ABC transporter permease produces the protein MTDRRSNVLTVCMVVLVIYFLLPLFWLVIASTKNVGDLFSSFGLWFAHDFSFFSNVHDTLTNNGGVFARWMGNTVFYSVVSAGGAAFLCALGGYGFAKYRFRGNSAMFGLVLGAIMVPTTALAIPTYLLFSKAGLVNTPLAIILPSLVSPFGLYLMRIYAQDAVPDGIIEAARIDGASEFRIFFQVALRLLAPGVVTVLLFTLVATWNNYFLPLIMLNNPDLYPVTVGLAAWSSQAGAGGGTTGAVLSLVITGSLLSVVPLIAAFLLLQRYWQSGLASGGVKA, from the coding sequence ATGACGGATCGTCGCAGCAACGTCTTGACCGTGTGCATGGTCGTGCTCGTGATCTACTTCCTGCTGCCGTTGTTCTGGCTGGTGATCGCGTCGACGAAGAACGTCGGTGACCTGTTCTCGAGCTTCGGGCTGTGGTTCGCGCACGACTTCTCGTTCTTCTCGAACGTCCACGACACGCTGACGAACAACGGTGGCGTGTTCGCGCGCTGGATGGGCAACACGGTCTTCTACTCGGTGGTCAGTGCCGGCGGCGCGGCGTTCCTGTGCGCGCTCGGTGGCTACGGCTTCGCGAAGTACCGGTTCCGCGGCAACTCGGCGATGTTCGGGCTGGTGCTCGGCGCGATCATGGTGCCGACGACCGCGCTCGCTATCCCGACGTACCTGTTGTTCAGCAAGGCCGGGCTGGTGAACACGCCGTTGGCGATCATCCTGCCGTCGCTGGTGAGCCCGTTCGGCCTGTACCTGATGCGGATCTACGCACAGGACGCCGTTCCGGACGGGATCATCGAGGCGGCCCGGATCGACGGGGCGAGCGAGTTCCGGATCTTCTTCCAGGTGGCCCTGCGACTGCTGGCTCCTGGCGTGGTGACGGTACTGCTCTTCACGCTGGTGGCGACGTGGAACAACTACTTCCTGCCGCTGATCATGCTCAACAACCCCGATCTGTACCCGGTCACGGTCGGTCTGGCCGCCTGGTCATCGCAGGCCGGCGCCGGCGGCGGTACAACCGGCGCCGTGCTGTCCCTCGTCATCACCGGCTCCTTGCTGTCCGTCGTCCCGCTGATCGCCGCCTTCCTGTTGCTGCAGCGCTACTGGCAGTCCGGGCTGGCGTCCGGCGGAGTCAAGGCCTGA
- a CDS encoding alkaline phosphatase D family protein has translation MSPISRRTLVFGGLAAAGAGALPATRPAIRPATAQTSVITATAAVPYPFQLGIASGEPDANSVVLWTRLAPSPLNADGQGGMANADVPVDWQVSTTDTFSTLVASGTVTASYAAAHSVHVIAGGLNPDSDYYYRFRAQGFISPVGRTRTAPAIGTNGRNLLMAFTSCSHYEEGYFTVYRRMAEDNPGLILHVGDYIYEYGATSGRPRLYAGTTEIVTLADYRRRYAQHKTDPDLQAAHAAAPWIVVPDDHEVENNYANMVRADSTPSLTTAQWTARRTAAYQAYYENMPLRPAQANNGNSIPLYRRLRWGSLAVFHMLDTRQYRDDQACGDGWKVCSDADLASRSLPGNAQETWLLDGFNQHLATWDIIGQQVFFARRFNSTGASMDSWDGYRASRARIQQGWVDRGTRNPVVLTGDVHRAWASDLKADYNNASSATIGSELVSSSVTSGGDGDGATTIPDVGTNPWLKFYNNRRGYVRTTISPTQLQADFRAVAKVTEHGAAATTVKSFVIEDGRPGLQAV, from the coding sequence ATGAGCCCAATCAGTCGCAGGACCCTTGTCTTCGGCGGACTCGCCGCGGCCGGGGCCGGCGCCCTCCCCGCCACCCGGCCAGCCATCCGCCCAGCCACCGCCCAGACCTCGGTGATCACCGCCACCGCCGCCGTCCCGTACCCGTTCCAGCTCGGCATCGCCTCGGGCGAGCCGGATGCGAACAGCGTCGTACTGTGGACGCGCCTGGCCCCCAGCCCGCTCAACGCCGACGGCCAAGGCGGAATGGCCAACGCCGACGTGCCGGTCGACTGGCAGGTGTCGACCACCGACACCTTCAGCACGCTGGTCGCCTCGGGCACGGTCACAGCGTCGTACGCCGCTGCCCACTCGGTGCATGTCATCGCGGGCGGGCTGAACCCGGACTCCGACTACTACTACCGCTTCCGTGCCCAGGGCTTCATCTCACCCGTCGGCCGGACCCGCACCGCGCCCGCGATCGGTACCAACGGCCGCAACCTGCTGATGGCGTTCACCTCCTGCTCGCACTACGAGGAGGGCTACTTCACGGTGTACCGGCGGATGGCCGAGGACAACCCGGGCCTGATCCTGCACGTCGGCGACTACATCTACGAGTACGGCGCCACCAGCGGCCGGCCGCGTCTGTACGCCGGTACCACGGAGATCGTCACGCTCGCGGACTACCGGCGGCGCTACGCGCAGCACAAGACCGACCCGGACCTGCAGGCGGCACATGCCGCGGCGCCGTGGATCGTCGTACCGGACGACCACGAGGTGGAGAACAACTACGCCAACATGGTCAGGGCGGACAGCACGCCTAGTCTCACCACGGCACAGTGGACGGCTCGCCGTACCGCGGCGTACCAGGCGTACTACGAGAACATGCCGTTGCGGCCGGCGCAGGCGAACAACGGGAACAGCATCCCGCTCTACCGCCGGTTGCGGTGGGGGAGCCTGGCGGTCTTCCACATGCTCGACACCCGGCAGTACCGCGACGACCAGGCCTGTGGCGACGGCTGGAAGGTCTGCTCGGACGCCGATCTGGCTTCTCGCAGCCTGCCTGGCAACGCGCAGGAGACCTGGCTGCTCGACGGTTTCAACCAGCACCTGGCGACCTGGGACATCATCGGCCAGCAGGTGTTCTTCGCCCGGCGGTTCAACTCGACCGGCGCGAGCATGGACTCCTGGGACGGGTACCGCGCCTCCCGCGCGCGGATCCAGCAGGGCTGGGTCGACCGCGGGACCCGCAATCCGGTCGTACTCACCGGTGACGTGCACCGCGCGTGGGCCAGTGATCTGAAGGCCGACTACAACAACGCGAGCTCGGCGACCATCGGCAGCGAACTGGTCAGCAGTTCGGTGACGTCGGGTGGTGACGGCGACGGGGCCACGACGATTCCCGACGTCGGTACGAACCCGTGGCTGAAGTTCTACAACAACCGTCGTGGCTATGTCCGGACCACGATCAGCCCGACCCAGCTGCAGGCGGACTTCCGTGCGGTCGCGAAGGTGACCGAGCACGGCGCGGCGGCCACGACCGTGAAGTCGTTCGTGATCGAAGACGGCCGTCCCGGCCTGCAGGCGGTGTGA
- a CDS encoding helix-turn-helix transcriptional regulator has protein sequence MWEGRARAARRDIAALATSGMGVAELHAAAIEVVEQVVGSELTCWAGIDPGTLVISSMTSGAARIPAEYEPRLAETEYAGTVPNSFAELARTSHQVARLSDLPYREVAGHRRLHEVWRPLGIEHEVRTTFVVDGDCWGAAGFVRSGPDFSDRELEFLGSVAPVIGAATRVAVRTDAHGYRGGAGPSIVVTGPTGTLRAITAAARTWQDELGQRFDVLLKAVVTGTRAASSGTFQARLQTPSGGWILMQGSRLIGDLDNDVVVTIEPASGKHLLGMLLAAYGLTTREREICLEVIAGHSTTAIADRLSISPHTIQDHLKSAFAKVGVRSRGELVATLRPE, from the coding sequence ATGTGGGAGGGCCGGGCGCGGGCCGCGCGCCGGGACATCGCGGCACTGGCGACCTCGGGGATGGGCGTCGCCGAACTGCACGCGGCCGCGATCGAGGTGGTCGAGCAGGTGGTCGGCAGCGAGCTGACCTGCTGGGCCGGTATCGATCCCGGCACGCTGGTGATCAGCTCGATGACCAGCGGTGCGGCCCGCATCCCCGCGGAGTACGAGCCACGGCTGGCGGAGACGGAGTACGCCGGAACCGTGCCGAACTCGTTCGCCGAGCTGGCCCGGACCTCGCACCAAGTCGCCCGGTTGTCGGACCTGCCCTACCGCGAGGTGGCCGGGCACCGCCGGCTGCACGAGGTGTGGCGGCCGCTCGGGATCGAGCACGAGGTGCGGACGACGTTCGTAGTCGACGGCGACTGCTGGGGCGCGGCCGGATTCGTCCGCAGCGGGCCGGACTTCAGCGATCGCGAGCTCGAGTTCCTGGGGTCGGTGGCACCCGTGATCGGCGCGGCCACCCGGGTCGCGGTCCGCACCGACGCGCACGGGTACCGCGGCGGGGCCGGTCCGTCGATCGTCGTCACCGGTCCGACCGGCACGCTGCGGGCGATCACCGCGGCCGCGCGGACCTGGCAGGACGAGCTCGGGCAGCGGTTCGACGTACTGCTCAAGGCGGTCGTCACCGGGACCCGGGCCGCTTCGTCCGGGACCTTCCAGGCCCGGCTGCAGACGCCGTCGGGTGGCTGGATCCTCATGCAGGGCAGCCGGTTGATCGGCGACCTGGACAACGACGTCGTCGTGACGATCGAGCCGGCATCAGGCAAGCACCTGCTGGGAATGCTGCTCGCTGCCTACGGACTCACCACGCGCGAACGCGAGATCTGCTTGGAGGTCATCGCCGGGCACAGCACGACCGCGATCGCGGACCGGTTGTCGATCTCGCCGCACACCATCCAGGACCACCTGAAATCCGCGTTCGCGAAGGTCGGCGTCCGCAGCCGTGGCGAGCTGGTCGCAACCCTCAGACCGGAGTGA
- a CDS encoding extracellular solute-binding protein yields MFINRIRRRTSAGTALVLAAALVLAACGGGGGGSASGGASTAQTVSQSDIDKAMSTPTELTFWTWVPNIQQEVNLFEKKYPAIKVKVVNAGQGTPQYTKLRTALKAGTGFPDAVQIEFQYIPTFALTKSLMDLRPYGAEALKDKFVPWTWQQVVGSGGQVWAVPQDSGPMGMLYRKDIFDKYGIAVPKTWDEFAAAARKLHAADPNVSMTNLAQSQAGVWFGLLWQAGVKPFETPSTDSVKVNLNGDGSKKLATYWGGLIKDGVVSADADFNDAWYQALNRGKYATWLTAAWGPVFLAGSAKATAGKWRAAPLPQWQAGQNASGNWGGSTTAVVQGTKNPIAAAKLAEFINTDPASTKMFATQQFLFPVTKALLADSSYVDQPLPFYGGQPVNKLFAGISDTVDTKFQWPPFLDQAVNDWNETVGKSFANKSDTNAALDQWQDRITKYAQNQGFKVNQ; encoded by the coding sequence ATGTTCATCAACCGAATCCGCCGGCGCACGTCCGCCGGCACCGCACTCGTCCTGGCCGCTGCTCTCGTTCTCGCTGCCTGTGGTGGCGGCGGCGGTGGGTCGGCGTCCGGTGGCGCGAGCACGGCACAGACCGTGAGCCAGTCCGATATCGACAAGGCGATGTCCACGCCGACCGAACTCACCTTCTGGACCTGGGTGCCGAACATCCAGCAGGAGGTGAACCTCTTCGAGAAGAAGTACCCGGCGATCAAGGTGAAGGTCGTGAACGCCGGCCAGGGCACCCCGCAGTACACCAAGCTCCGCACCGCACTGAAGGCCGGCACAGGCTTCCCGGACGCGGTCCAGATCGAGTTCCAGTACATCCCGACGTTCGCGCTGACCAAGAGCCTGATGGACCTGCGTCCGTACGGCGCGGAGGCGCTGAAGGACAAGTTCGTGCCGTGGACCTGGCAGCAGGTCGTCGGCTCCGGCGGCCAGGTATGGGCGGTACCGCAGGACAGCGGCCCGATGGGGATGCTGTACCGCAAGGACATCTTCGACAAGTACGGCATCGCCGTACCGAAGACGTGGGACGAGTTCGCCGCCGCCGCGCGCAAGCTGCACGCCGCCGACCCGAACGTGTCGATGACGAACCTCGCGCAGAGCCAGGCCGGCGTCTGGTTCGGGCTGTTGTGGCAGGCCGGGGTCAAGCCGTTCGAGACGCCCAGCACCGACTCGGTCAAGGTCAACCTGAACGGCGACGGCTCCAAGAAGCTCGCGACCTACTGGGGTGGGCTGATCAAGGACGGTGTCGTCTCGGCCGACGCCGACTTCAACGACGCGTGGTACCAGGCGCTGAACCGGGGCAAGTACGCCACCTGGCTGACGGCCGCGTGGGGTCCGGTCTTCCTGGCAGGTAGTGCGAAGGCGACCGCCGGCAAGTGGCGGGCGGCTCCGCTCCCGCAATGGCAAGCCGGCCAGAACGCGTCCGGCAACTGGGGTGGCTCGACGACGGCCGTGGTGCAGGGGACGAAGAACCCGATCGCCGCCGCGAAGCTGGCCGAGTTCATCAACACCGACCCCGCGTCCACGAAGATGTTCGCGACCCAGCAGTTCCTGTTCCCGGTCACGAAGGCCCTGCTGGCCGACAGTTCGTACGTGGATCAGCCGCTGCCGTTCTACGGCGGCCAGCCGGTGAACAAGCTGTTCGCGGGGATCAGCGACACGGTCGACACCAAGTTCCAGTGGCCGCCGTTCCTCGACCAGGCCGTCAACGACTGGAACGAGACCGTCGGGAAGTCGTTCGCCAACAAGAGCGACACCAACGCGGCGCTCGACCAGTGGCAGGACCGGATCACGAAGTACGCGCAGAACCAGGGCTTCAAGGTCAACCAATGA
- a CDS encoding anti-sigma factor family protein: MTCPETTSIGAYVLGALEASERHEVEEHLATCSACREMLLQFAHLPGLLHAVPVEDIEIDQPEPAPLQLTKKKRPRKRWVLAAASAATITGVVSWGLVTAPASATWTARDGVGGIDTTAKLVSRGWGTDIQLQLTDLKPDEHCMLVVHSRDGSTQTAGWWAANGNYRAQVPASTSIPLKDIVRLEVVDTGDTVLSTVSPTTH, from the coding sequence ATGACGTGTCCGGAGACGACATCGATCGGCGCCTACGTGCTCGGTGCGCTGGAGGCGTCGGAACGGCATGAGGTCGAGGAGCACCTGGCTACCTGCTCGGCATGCCGCGAGATGCTGCTGCAGTTCGCGCACCTACCCGGGCTGCTGCATGCGGTACCGGTGGAGGACATCGAGATCGACCAGCCGGAGCCTGCGCCGCTGCAGCTCACCAAGAAGAAGCGGCCGCGCAAGCGCTGGGTTCTGGCGGCAGCGTCGGCTGCCACGATCACTGGTGTCGTCAGCTGGGGTCTGGTGACCGCACCGGCCTCTGCCACCTGGACAGCCAGGGACGGGGTCGGAGGTATCGACACCACGGCCAAGCTGGTGAGTCGTGGCTGGGGTACCGACATCCAGCTCCAGCTCACGGACCTGAAGCCGGACGAGCACTGCATGCTCGTCGTACACAGCCGCGACGGCAGCACGCAGACAGCCGGTTGGTGGGCCGCCAACGGCAACTACCGTGCCCAGGTCCCGGCCAGTACGTCGATACCGCTGAAGGACATCGTTCGTCTCGAGGTGGTCGACACCGGGGACACCGTGCTCAGTACGGTGTCCCCGACGACGCACTGA